AGCGGGGAGAGCCTGCTGCTAGGCGGGCTGGGTGGGGGGTCAGCCACCACCTTGACCTGGAGGGTGGGGGGACTTCTTCCTACACTTTTCAGGTCTTAGAGCAGAGGCCAACCAGCCCCCGAGCCCAGTGGGGCAGCAGCAGTTTGCTTCTGGGCGAACTGGTGACTACTTTGGCAGTAAACGTTGTCCATAAACTTTAATCAGAAATGTTAGTTTTAGTTCCAGCGGGACAGGTGTGCGTAGGGCAGAGACAGCTCCTCCTGGGACGAGCTGGGCGGCGGTCAGAAGGGGGCACAGTCTCATCTGGGAAGCCCCCACCCGGGGCGGCCAGGCACCCCGTGCCCCCTGAGCCCTGGCAGGGGTGGCTTCCTGGGAAGGCCTGGCCGGGTGTCCTCTGAGGCCCCAGGGATGGGGACGGGGAGTGGGTGTAGCCCTCACGGGCTGTATTGCTGGTTCTCGGggagaggtcttctgcccagcctagCCCCTCCCAGTGTGGGCATTCTGTACCTGCAGTGGCTGGGGAGGGGGGCACCTCGTCAACAAAGCCAGATAGGAACCAAGGTTTCAGACATACAGAGGTAACCAGGTCAAAGACACACACGCCATGGAGGGGGGCCCAGCTGGCTGGAGGTGAAACCTAGGGACTTAGGTCGAGAAGGCCAGCGGCATGTGTCGCCGGCCAGGAGGGGCCCACTGTCCTCCGGGAGGCTGCGCCTGCCTTTGGGCTGCTGGGTTTGGTGTGTGCTGGGCAGTCAGTGAATGCTGTTAGGGGCCGGGCCTCTTGCTAGTAGGGGGTGAAGCGGCTGCACCCTCCTCGGCAGAGGCTAGCCTGCAACGTCAAAGATGAAAAACAGCCAATCAGTACCACCTTTTGGCAGGGGGcgaaaaggcaaaaagaaaaaaaataaggaaaaacaaaaatagctaAAGCCCGTTTTCTCCCCCCCCACCCCTGTATTGTTTGCCTTGGGGAGAATGGGTGCTGGCTGTCatggcagtgggggggggggggggcgcctACTTCAGACGTGCCGGTCAGGAGTGCCGGGGTCACCAGCTCAGTGCTTCTGGACGTCAGGGTTTGCGTGACCTCTTGGCAACTCTTCTGTCAGGCCTGGCCCTTCGCTGCCCCCTTTCTCCTTAATTGGGGGCAGGTCTGAGCCAGAACCCCACCACTGTAGCGCCCCAGCAGGGCTGCCGTGGGGCGGGACTCAGCCCCTCCAGCCATGGGAAGGGTGGGGGGCCCTCCTGTCGGCATTCCACGGGCTTGGCTCCCTAGGAGGGGCTGCACCGCTTACCCTGCTCCAAGGGGCTTTCTGGGGCCCCTGGGCCCCCGCTCCCCTTCCAGGGCCCAGCTGGGCCTGGCCCTCCACCTGGCCGGGGAGGACAGCTCTTTGGTCCTCTCATCCCACATGGgagcctcccaccccacccaccggTTTCAtcaggaaagggaagaaaatggcAAGTTCCAGAGAAGAAAAGTTGGGGAAAAAAACGGaaaaatccaaaaaataaaaaacagaaataggcgGGACCCCCCTGTGAATTAATGAAAGCTTTTAGCTAGCAGCTGCACGGGGGGGCCCGGGCCGGTCCTGGGGCCAAGGGGCCTGCAGGCCGTCATTCTGGGGGCTCCATCTGGGAGCAGGTGGGGTCCCCCCAGAGGCCTGCTCCCTGTCACTGCCGGCAGTCACCACAGGCCGTGTGGGATGTCTGAGGCTTGTTAAAaatcaaaaaagacaaaacaaaattggGAGGGAGTCGTCAAAACCAGGGAGACAGAAAAAATCCCTACTGGCTCTGAACCTCCCTCCCTTTTACCCCCCCCAAAAACGTTTTCATCTTTGATGCTGGATGCCAAGCTAGCTAAAAACCGACATTAACCCCCACTGGGGTTGGGCCCAGGAGGCAGGTGTCCACTGGAAGCAGATGTCAGGGTACAGAGTGAGCCGGGCTGTATGTGTTGACAGCTGGCCAcgcacacatagacacacacagacacactggcCTGCACACCTCTGGCCACACCGAGCCCCTCGGGAGTGTGCCCCCCTCCAGGCCTCCTGAAGTCGAAGGGCAGAGGCTAAGGGGGAACAGGCCCCATTTCCCCAGGAGAATGGCTGCAGTCCCAGCTCCACCAGGGAGGAGGGCTTGGGTGAGAAATAGCAGGCCGCCCGGTGCCCTCCTTGATGTGGGAAAAGGCATGGCAGGGGGTGACACCCACCCGAGGGAAGCAGAGGCCCAGCCGGGATCCAGAGCCCCTGCTGGGAAGGTTCTATTTGGTTTTCCCGGCAGGGGTAAACCAGGGTGGAGGGCTCGGGCAGGAATTAGTTACGGGGCTCAGAAAGCTGGGTGCCTCCCAGGGACTGTGGCATTATGGGCCACCTGGCCATCAGGCCACCCTGCTCCCCTGTAACTCCACAAGCGTGCAGAGGGGCAAGTGTTCCCCCAGGTCAAATCCGGGCCTTCATCCTTCTGGCACCAGGACTGAGGCGCAGGCCAGAGGTTTGGGCCATTTTCCTAAGGACCAGCCCACCCGCCCGCCGCAGCACGGGCCTCCGCGTCACAGTGGGATCCGAGGGCCAGGCCCGCCCCAGTCCCTTACCATGGTTCCGATGCTGTAGGTCGCAGCGGGGCCGATGGTGTGGTGGTAGGGGTCAGCGGCCGCATAGACTCTGCCGTAGCTGGGAGATGGACACGGGGAGGAGGGGAGGTACAGGGGGCCAGTGAGGGGTGGCTACAGGCCTGGCACCCCCTCCCAGACATTTCATGAGCATCCTCCTCACCGTGGTCCCACCTTGAGGCCTCTCCCTCCCCTGCACACCTCCCTTGCCATCCTTCTGGTGGATGGAGGCATCAAGAACACAGCCTGTCCCCCTCTCAATACATCCTGTGTGTGCTGACACTGACGGGGGGCAACCCACTCTACCAGGTACCATGAAGGAGAGAACAGGGTCCTCACAGAGCTGGTCTAGAGGGAGAAGAAACCTGGTTCCCCAGAAAGAAGAGGGATGCACTGGAAGAGGGGCTCCAAAAAGGGAGGGATGGTcagagggcaggggagggtgtCGCCACGAAGGGGCGGCACTGCGCCCCCTTGAAGGCCTTCCCCTCCCTGGGTTGACCGTGGGTGAAATACCGGGGACAGGGCAGGGCATGCAGCCTACTGTGCACCTGACAAAATTCACATGCACCTGGTATGCAGCgaggggctgggagaaaggcgtGGGTCCCAGGGTGCCACCTGCCACTGGCAAGGAGCGCCCGGCGGTCCCCAGGCCAGAGCCCACTgcaggccagccacagggactTAGGCTTCCATATGTGGGAGCTCTGTGGCCCATAGGCTGAGTGCCCATGGGGAAAGGCGTCCAGCTGGGCCACCCTGGGGACCCTGGAGAACCTGCCCTCAAGACAAAGAGCCACCCACCAGCCTTGGTGTGCTGGCAGCTGGGCAGAGGGCTGGAGACCTGGGGGCTCTGAGAAGGATCAGAGGGCTCCTAGGGGCAGAAACAGGCTCCCCAGCTCCTTTTTCACCCAAGGCCACCACTGTCCTGCAGGCAGCAAGTGACTAAAGAAGTCACGGGCCCTCAGGCTCAGGGGCCTCTAAGCCCATTCAGATGGGTCCCCGCTGCCGGGACCCTGAGCTGTGGGAAGGCTCCTGTCCGTCTCCAGGCCTAGGGGACCTGTCCATCCCGCCCTGCCTGCCCACTCTGCCCCCGGTGGTACCTGTCGCTGTAGGCTGCAGCTGCCGCCGGCTGCGCGTACCTGTAGGCTGCATAGCCTCCCTGCGGAGTAAAGGGGAGAGACGCACATGGCTCAGTGGGGCAGACACCGCCCGTCAACCTTCACCTTGGCCAGGTGAGGGCTAGCTGGCACAGGCCTGGGGGTACCTAGCTTCTGGTCTAAGGGAGGGCTGAGGTCTGCAGGCTGAGTGGCATGGCTCAAGGTGAGGTAGAGATGtctgttcattcatccattcactccATACCCTTGAGCAGGCACTGTTCCATATCTGTGTTCAAGGCTTTGGCATGCATTAGGCACCACCAGGCCAGTGAGCCACTGACTGAGGGCATGGTGAATCCATGGTGACACTGGGTGCCCTCCTGGACCCTGGGAAGGGTCAAGGGCAAAGGGCTTAAGCTCCGCCGCCTCTTGGCTCTGGCTTAAAGAGGATGTTGAACTAGAGGCTCCGAGCTAGAGGAAGCAGCCCCACGAAGAGAGAAGCGACAGGACCCCACCAAAGGGTGCACTGGAGCCCCTGCTTCCTAGTCTCCAGGCTGCTATACTGGACATGGGGTGCCCACAGGAGCTCAGTCGGTAGCCCACGTGGTCAGGGATAGGGGAGGGTCACCCACCGCCCCCATCACGCAATGCCTGTGAAGTGGAGAAGCGTGCTTTGGCTCACTGGGCTGGGAGAGCCATTAACGCTCCCCAAGAGGCAGAGCTGACCAGACTCAGCCGGGTCGGGGCGCCCAGGGAcacagtgctctgggcagggCCAGGGAGAGGGCTCACTGAGTGCCgggcccaccctccctcccccagggccGCACTTACATAAATCTCAGCACCATAAAAGCCATCCTGATACACGACCCTGGAAGCAAACGGACAAGAAAGTGGTGGGAACGCTGGAGAGGCGGGGTAGGCCGGCTCCGGTGTCTGctgaggagggagggggcagggtgccAGCCCTGCCCATGGGGCTGGCATTTTAACAAGCGTTTGCTCCAGTGCCCTGTTTTGGTACAACAATAGAGTAACATCCTTGCTGGTCAGCTCCTCTCTCCCACAAACCCAGGTGCCCACAGGCCCACCTCGCTTACCcagcctccaccccaccccaggcagcTGTCCCCCGTGAGAGGCAGGGGCACCAGCCCTGGGAAAAGGGCCAGGGAAGGCTTAGAGAAGGCCTCCCTGAGCTCAAGGGCCAGCCACCACCCCAATGAAGCATTCTGCAAGGGGCTGGGGCTCTAACGGTCCCCCTAAATGCCAGTGACCCTTGGGCCCTGTggcagggtggggaagggagtgCTGACTAGTATGGCGGTGACTGTGGTGTGCAGGTCTGGGGGTTCCCACAGCCCCCTCAGTTCTGGAAAGGCCACTTCCTCCCTCTGGCTGCCCTGGCCTCCCTCTCCGTGCCCCGTGGGCCTTTCTCTGGGCCTCCCTCGCCGGGTCTCCCGAGATACTCACGCTCCGTAAGTTGGGATCGGGGGTGGGGGCGGCGCAGCCCGAAACGTATTATACAcggcccggccccggccccgtaGGTGCGCACCCCTGTAGGCAACGGCCGTACCCGTGGTGGGGTAGGGGAAGCCCGTCACTGCAGGGAAGGGGGCCAGAGAGGAGACGGTGAGAGGGCAGCCCCAACGTGAGAGCAGGCGCGCCTACCCGGGATGTCGCCCCAccgggccccgcccccgcccccactcACCTACCGGGCCGCCCCCTCCGGGCTATGCCTCCCGTCAGCCCTGCCCGGGCCTTCCACCCAGAACTACCTGGCCAAGGACCTCCAACACCCAGCCAGGCCCACCCAACCTGCTCCACGGCCCCAGCCTTTACCTGCATAGAATTCAGGCCCATAGACCGCGCCTACCACGGGGTTTAGCTTCCAGCCTAGAACAGAAGCAAGGAAACCCAATCACTGTCTTCCAAATCCTCTCCCCACCTCACCCTGTGCTGGGAACACGGCCCTCCCTGCCAGACAACAGGCTGAACCCCTGGGGGACATTCGGAGTGCATGGCTTCCGCAGAAAGCCGGAGGACCCCGTCCCTGTGCAGTCTGTGAGGGTGGAAGGGGCTGCAATCAGGCCCCTCCCAAGGCCCCTGGGAATGCTGCAGCCTCACTGGCGCCAGGCTCCTTCACCCCCTAACTAACAGGGACCCTCCACCTGTTCAAGCTGTGGCCCTCTCCAGCCTGCCCCCTGGTCCCCCTGCCTGGGGCACCAGCCCCAGCAGCTTGGAGTCTGCAACCTGCAGAGAGTTAGGAAGGTTAAGTGGAACACATTAGATAACGTCTGCAGGCTCACAGCTGGGATGAGGGGTGCTTCCACGCTTGCCCGGGCCCTGTGGTCGGGGCGTGGGGGGGGGGCGGGCTGTCTCCTGCAAGCCAAGGCTCAGAGGTTGCTGAAAACGTGCGTGGCCTCCACCTGCAacctcctcccacctcctgccTCAAAGCCTCTGTCTGGGACAGAGCCCCCAAGGGGCTCCCTGTGCCCAGTGTGGAGCCCTGCTCTCACTATCCTTGTGTTCTGTCTCTCCCCAAAGCAGCAGGTGAACTGGCCTTTGGCTCTGGCATAATAATGAGACCTAGCATTTCCTGAGCCCTTCACCACGCACTACCCAGTGGTGCTGTTCTAAACCCACCCCGTGAATAGGTGTTGTGcccttccattttacagatgagcaagtggaggctcagagaggcacgGCAGCCTCCTGTCACTGGAGTtggtgagtggcagagccagatgCAAGCCCAGCTGTCAGGCACCACACCCAAGTTCCTGGCCACTGCCTGGTCCCCAGCTGTGATCTGCACTGGCCTCTCCCTCTCTGCAAGCAGTCTGGCTCTGTCTTCCTCTCCCATCAGGGACCTGGGTGCATAAGCAGAGACCTGCTTGCACCCGAGGCCTTTGGGGGGACGCAAGCTGGCTTGGAGTGGGCTCTGGCCCTGGGTGTTCAGATTGCGTGGTAGGGGATGGCTTGTTTTACCGAGCCTAGTCTCCCGGCCCCCCTTAGCTCACCCGGGTCTTTGCAGCATGCCCTGCAGGCCCAGCTCGGTGCCCCTCTTCACTGTGCCAGAAGAGACAGAAGGGACCTGAGTTCACTGGCTAGAACGTGGCAAAGGGCCAAGCTATCAGTGGCAGACTCCACCTGTGAGCCTCAAACCGAGTTCTAACAGCCCCACTGCTGGGCGGGTGGCGGGGAGGTGTCCAGAACAGGGTATCTGGGCCTCGTTCCTCCTCAGGGCCCATTCTTCACACTCTCCAATGAGACTGTGGGCTGCCTTCCATCCCTGGTCCACCATCACGATCAATGAGCAGATGTCTATGTCTGACTGTTACTGCTGGGACTCTGGAATCTTCTATGAAGTACCAGGTTAGGaggaaagaaatatttcatcTCCTGGAGCCACTGACCTGAACCTTCCTCCCCTGCTCCACTAGGTCTTCTTAGAGGCTGAATGTCTGCTTCAGATGGCCCTGGCACCTCCACCTGGCCATCCTGGAATCCCAGGTGCCTCTGTCTGTTCCTCTGGCCTCCTGGGCACCTCTACCTGTGGCTGCTGGTCCCATCTCACTGCCTGGGACCCCAGATGACAGAGGCAACCTGAGACCCACCTGAGTCACTCATTTGTTTCTTCTGTACACAGCAACACCTGGTCAAACCTGGtgagtttattttcttcagtgGAAACTTCTGCCTCTATACCGGATGAATTTCTTAGTGCTCCCGAGTatttatgcaaagtcaaggtgaATTCCCAGGCCACCAGAGCCTACATGCTGGGCGTCACCGCAGAGAGAACCTAGGGCCTGCCCACCGCAACCCCTGACGGCCTTGCCCAGGCCAACGAGGACGTTTAAATGAAACTTGTTGCCCCTCTCCATTCTGTCATTCAACCAGCGTTGGTTCTGTGCCCCTTTTGTGTCATTCAGGGATTAACTCCATTCTGAATTGCATGCTCCTCGACATTTTTGAGTTCTGCAGAAAGCAGGGTCGTGTGCTCTTGGGTGAAGAGCGGGCAGCCGACTCCAGCACTTAGGTACCCCAGTGACCACCTGACCCTGTAAGCATATCCCCCACTTTCCCTTCATGCGTCAACCACCGGATGGATTGCAGGGGAGCCACTCCAGCAAGCCCTGGGGACCCTCACAAAGCCAGGCACCCTGGATTTTTAGGAAGAATTTGAGTTCTGATAGTCCTCAGAGAGGCAGGATGGCAGCCGCAATAATTTAGTCCAAATGGGGTCCAGCTGGAGCccctgccccgccccgcccctggaggacagatggggagacccTGCTCTGGGGTTGCGAAGCAGATCCACCCACAGTCCTGCCCCAGCTTTCTGTGCTTGCCTGTCACCTGACTCCAGGTATGGCTGATCAGATGGGCAGAAAGGGGATTAGGGGTGACTCAGTCCACTCTGTCCCTCCTGGGGTCGAGAACAAAGCCCACGCCCTGCAGGGAAACTTGTGCTGGGAGCAGGTTTGCACTGTCTGACAAGGGGAAAGAACTCAAAAGGGCCCAAACGCCTTGCCAGCTACCCTCAAACCAGCCCCCTCGCCTGGTGGTCAGCTCATGCAGGGGCCTAGGGcagccccctgttctcccagcagCCAGCGCTCAGCCTCAGCCATCTCATCTTCAGAGGACACCAGCCACTTCTGCTCAAGGTTGGCACATGCGTAGCTCTGCTCAGTTGGTGCATGGTGGGGGCCAGCGGGGCTCACCTGGGAgcctcagcttttctgtattTCCAAGGCCCAGGGGGCAGGACTGTCCCTCTCATGGTCATCAAGCTCACTAAGTACTGAACACTTCTAGCTAGGTCCTCGCTTGGTGCTTAGAAACTAAGTAATCATCCAGGAAGTGGCCACCATCTCACTGTCCCTGAAGCCTGTCCACGTGGTCTTAGGGTGCCATGCACACTTGGGAAAGCCAGCTGTGTTGAGGGGGGGGCCGGTCCCAGGTCTCCTCTTGCCTCGGCCTGGACTGGGGCCCTTTGGACTGGGGCACAATGGGGCACTGTGCATCCAGGGAGGAAGCCTCCAGCAGCCTGGGCCCCTCCAGGGCCTCTGTCCCTGCCAGCGGCCCCGTGGCCTCCCTGGGGTCCCAAGCCCCTTACCGTTGGTGTAGGGATTTGCAGTCTTCTTGTTGGTCATGACGCGGGCCGTGGCATTATTGACCTGCCCAGAGAGAGGGAGGTCGGGTGAGGGGGACATCAGCCCTTTGCAGACTGCCAGCCGCCCCGGTCCTGCTCTGCACCTCTCCTCTATAGCCGCCgtggagggggctgggggctgggggctgggaggtcCCAGGGCACCCAGGCGGAGGCACAGGGCAGCCTCTGCCCCCAGCCTGGCCTCCCGTCTCCCCAGTGCTGCACCCTCGGCCCTGCTGCCCCATGCTCTCCACAAGGCTATTCCCACAGACCAAGCTCCTGCCTTGCTCTGCCAGCCCAAGGCCCTTGGACAAGCTGCTGGACTCCCCACAAAGGGCTCTAAGCCCAGCTAACAGACCGACGCCCAGCATTCTCTGCCCGAGTGGCTGCCGAGGCCTTCCTAGTTGTGGGTGCTGAGATAGCTACCCCTCCCTGTGGGGGAAGCACCCCATTTTCCCGAGGCCAGCAGGGAACTTTCTGATGGGGAGTGTGTTCCTATGGGGGGCAAGGCCGGTGGGGAAGAGGGCAGGCTGGTGCCAAAATGTGGGTCCCACTTTCCAGACATCTAAGTTATGCTGGTTACGCTGCCCGGGAGCCAGGATGGGAGGAGGAAGTTGGGGGCGGCCTCTGCAGAAGGAAGTGGGGAACAGGGCAGGTGGTGGAACCGGAGGAAGGGGGCTGGGCTGCTGCCCCAGGTGCCGCTGGGTGCCGGGCCAGAGCCTGGCAGAGGCCAGAGCCTCCGGCTCTCCTTCTGCCTCTGGATTCCACCTGCTCCCCCTCCGGCACTGCTCTGCACGGGACTCTGCGCCCGCCGTGGGGCCCTCCCCTCTCCAGCTGCCCCCCACCGCCCTGTCTGCCTGGGTGGAGCTGGGCTCCCAGACACCCAGAGCCACAGCGCTGAAGTGGGGGATGCCCAGCCCCCCAGGAAGGGGCAAGGAAGGGGCAAGGAGGGAGCCGGGCTGTCAGGGGGACCCCTCGCCTCCTCTTCCCACTGCTGCTCTGGGCCGGGTCCCTTTGTAGGCCTTGGCTGCTTGTTCCTGCCAGCCCCCTGGGGTGTGAGATGGGGGCAGGGCTGTGAGATGGGGGCAAACTGCACGCACCGGCAGCacggggtgggagggcagggggcaggggctgcTCCCTGGTGAGAGGGGTCAGGATATCGGTGCCCCCTCCCATCCACGGGCAGACCGGGCTGCCTGTGGTCCTTGGAGCTGCCAAGTCTCAAACGCACGATGTCTGGGGCGTCTCCGGGCACCTCTTGCAGCAACAGGGAGCAGCAGCAGAGGGCCTCTGGGGGAGCCTGCTGGCCAGACACGCAAGGGGCATGGGCCTGCCTGCCCAGCTTCCTGCCACGGGGACCCTGGCCTGGCTCTCTGCAGGGCAGAAGAGGGGCTGGGGGCCCCAGTGACAGGGGGCAGTTATCAGGCGTCCTGCTGCAGCACACTTATCTGAGCACCTCAATTTTCCGTCCCTCTACGATCGTCCCATTCAGCTTCTCCCGGGCTCGGTCAGCATCTGAGCTAGTTTCAAAAGTTACAAACCCAAAACCCTGTGAGCGGagaaggacagacatggaaagaaaggatgagaaaaaggacaaaaaaagaggaggagtgggggtggggggtaggtggggcagggcagtggggaggcagagggacagagggagaaagggagggagggagggggagagagagaggggctgagTCAGGTGAGCCGAAGGAGAGACTCGAGGCAGCCGAGGTCCGTCCTGGTGCCCCCAGCAGGATGCCCAGGAGGGGTATGGCCCCAGGTGGGGGCAGCCGCTGGCCTGGCCTTGAGCCCGGCCTGAGCTGACCACATGGCACCTCCGAGGGGACGGGCCAAAACTATGAAAGACGCCAACCAAGCCAGGGGCCAGGACTGTCACCCTGAGCCCACCTGgacccctgggaggcagccccacccaccttCACCCCAGGAGCCTGGGGGCTTCCCTTCCCAGAGTGGGAAGCAGGGCGTGTCTTTGCTGGGCACCCTCCTGCCTGCCCACCCTACAGCGTGCCCACAAGCCTCGGGGCCAGCTTTGAGGCAGGCCGGCACCCAGAGGGGCTGGGGACCCAGGCCAGGGCCCAGCTGGGGTGCAGAGAGGTCCTGGCAGCTTAGAGAGAAGGAAGCGTCAGGACGGCAGCAGGAACACAAGACGGGGGGGCAGGGGGGCGGAGGAGCGGGAAATACAAGCACCCGTGTCGCTCAGGGGTCCTCGGGCTCGAAGCTCTCCAGGAAGGAAACGCACATGTCACACGTTAGCCTGGCGGGACCTACAGCCGGCGCTGTAATGGTGGCGGCCTCTGGGCGGCACCCACCTTGGAGCCCCGCTCGTTAAAAATGATCTCCACGTCTAAAATTTTTCCGAATTgctgcagagacagagaggaaggtGGGGGGACAGCAGAGGGTGAGTTAAGACTGCCGGCCTGTCCCTTCTGCTCCCCAGGAGCCCCTCGCTCACTGCCTGTCTGGTCCCCTCCCGCTTCCTGCAGGAAGAGAAGAGGGGCTCATAGGGGGACAGGGAcgcccctcccttccctctgctggAGAACGCTTTTCCTGCCAGCGTGCTGGCCCCAACTCCAGGCTGGGAGGGCTGAGGGTGGTGTGGGTGCAGCACCACTAGGGACCCTCTCCTGTCCCTGCTGGGACTCTGCCCCAGGTCACCCACAGCCACCCTGGGGTTCCGAAGGGGGCAGCAAGATGATGTGGAGCCAGACAGCAATGCCATCCACCTCCGCCAAGGGCCGAAAAGAGGGCGGACGGTGTCGGCCCtggtgaggggctggggggcGGGTGCCCTGGTGCGAGGGCCGCGTGAGCTGCTGTGAGCCGAGGACCTAGGTCAGCGAGGGCTCCATTACACTGCCGCTTTCAGTGGGGCTGCAGGCTCAGAGGAGCTAGGCTGGCCAGGCCGGGGCCAAGAGGGGGCAGAATCCTCATCTGATCATTCTAGCCCCACCAGCACCACTGGGCTGCAGCCCCGAACCCAAGGGGGCCTGGCCCCCAAGAAGGGGAGTGCGTATCTGGGGTGAGTCAGGTGCGAGTACTGGGTCCCTCTGAGAACACCCTGAGGCACCTCCCATTTGCCTGACAAATCCTTTTGGGTAGGGGGTGGCATGAGGAGGGCTGGGGTT
The sequence above is a segment of the Manis pentadactyla isolate mManPen7 chromosome 4, mManPen7.hap1, whole genome shotgun sequence genome. Coding sequences within it:
- the RBFOX3 gene encoding RNA binding protein fox-1 homolog 3 isoform X3, which translates into the protein MLCSMANSGCLLLSNSGSMLPHSVPCPPAFLYLQQGTQDATAPPEAMAQPYPPAQYPPPPQNGIPSEYAPPPPHPTQDYSGQTPVPPEHGMTLYTPAQTHPEQPGTEASTQPIAGAQTVPQTDEAAQTDSQQLHASDPTEKQQPKRLHVSNIPFRFRDPDLRQMFGQFGKILDVEIIFNERGSKVNNATARVMTNKKTANPYTNGWKLNPVVGAVYGPEFYAVTGFPYPTTGTAVAYRGAHLRGRGRAVYNTFRAAPPPPPIPTYGAALEQTLVKMPAPWAGLAPCPLPPQQTPEPAYPASPAFPPLSCPFASRVVYQDGFYGAEIYGGYAAYRYAQPAAAAAYSDSYGRVYAAADPYHHTIGPAATYSIGTMASLCRGGCSRFTPY
- the RBFOX3 gene encoding RNA binding protein fox-1 homolog 3 isoform X1 — protein: MLCSMANSGCLLLSNSGSMLPHSVPCPPAFLYLQQGTQDATAPPEAMAQPYPPAQYPPPPQNGIPSEYAPPPPHPTQDYSGQTPVPPEHGMTLYTPAQTHPEQPGTEASTQPIAGAQTVPQTDEAAQTDSQQLHASDPTEKQQPKRLHVSNIPFRFRDPDLRQMFGQFGKILDVEIIFNERGSKGFGFVTFETSSDADRAREKLNGTIVEGRKIEVNNATARVMTNKKTANPYTNGWKLNPVVGAVYGPEFYAVTGFPYPTTGTAVAYRGAHLRGRGRAVYNTFRAAPPPPPIPTYGAALEQTLVKMPAPWAGLAPCPLPPQQTPEPAYPASPAFPPLSCPFASRVVYQDGFYGAEIYGGYAAYRYAQPAAAAAYSDSYGRVYAAADPYHHTIGPAATYSIGTMASLCRGGCSRFTPY
- the RBFOX3 gene encoding RNA binding protein fox-1 homolog 3 isoform X6, with translation MLCSMANSGCLLLSNSGSMLPHSVPCPPAFLYLQQGTQDATAPPEAMAQPYPPAQYPPPPQNGIPSEYAPPPPHPTQDYSGQTPVPPEHGMTLYTPAQTHPEQPGTEASTQPIAGAQTVPQTDEAAQTDSQQLHASDPTEKQQPKRLHVSNIPFRFRDPDLRQMFGQFGKILDVEIIFNERGSKVNNATARVMTNKKTANPYTNGWKLNPVVGAVYGPEFYAVTGFPYPTTGTAVAYRGAHLRGRGRAVYNTFRAAPPPPPIPTYGAVVYQDGFYGAEIYGGYAAYRYAQPAAAAAYSDSYGRVYAAADPYHHTIGPAATYSIGTMASLCRGGCSRFTPY
- the RBFOX3 gene encoding RNA binding protein fox-1 homolog 3 isoform X5; the protein is MLCSMANSGCLLLSNSGSMLPHSVPCPPAFLYLQQGTQDATAPPEAMAQPYPPAQYPPPPQNGIPSEYAPPPPHPTQDYSGQTPVPPEHGMTLYTPAQTHPEQPGTEASTQPIAGAQTVPQTDEAAQTDSQQLHASDPTEKQQPKRLHVSNIPFRFRDPDLRQMFGQFGKILDVEIIFNERGSKGFGFVTFETSSDADRAREKLNGTIVEGRKIEVNNATARVMTNKKTANPYTNGWKLNPVVGAVYGPEFYAVTGFPYPTTGTAVAYRGAHLRGRGRAVYNTFRAAPPPPPIPTYGAVVYQDGFYGAEIYGGYAAYRYAQPAAAAAYSDSYGRVYAAADPYHHTIGPAATYSIGTMASLCRGGCSRFTPY
- the RBFOX3 gene encoding RNA binding protein fox-1 homolog 3 isoform X2 codes for the protein MLCSMANSGCLLLSNSGSMLPHSVPCPPAFLYLQQGTQDATAPPEAMAQPYPPAQYPPPPQNGIPSEYAPPPPHPTQDYSGQTPVPPEHGMTLYTPAQTHPEQPGTEASTQPIAGAQTVPQTDEAAQTDSQQLHASDPTEKQQPKRLHVSNIPFRFRDPDLRQMFGQFGKILDVEIIFNERGSKGFGFVTFETSSDADRAREKLNGTIVEGRKIEVNNATARVMTNKKTANPYTNGWKLNPVVGAVYGPEFYAVTGFPYPTTGTAVAYRGAHLRGRGRAVYNTFRAAPPPPPIPTYGAALEQTLVKMPAPWAGLAPCPLPPQQTPEPAYPASPAFPPLSCPFASRVVYQDGFYGAEIYGGYAAYRYAQPAAAAAYSDSYGRVYAAADPYHHTIGPAATYSIGTM
- the RBFOX3 gene encoding RNA binding protein fox-1 homolog 3 isoform X4, whose product is MAQPYPPAQYPPPPQNGIPSEYAPPPPHPTQDYSGQTPVPPEHGMTLYTPAQTHPEQPGTEASTQPIAGAQTVPQTDEAAQTDSQQLHASDPTEKQQPKRLHVSNIPFRFRDPDLRQMFGQFGKILDVEIIFNERGSKGFGFVTFETSSDADRAREKLNGTIVEGRKIEVNNATARVMTNKKTANPYTNGWKLNPVVGAVYGPEFYAVTGFPYPTTGTAVAYRGAHLRGRGRAVYNTFRAAPPPPPIPTYGAALEQTLVKMPAPWAGLAPCPLPPQQTPEPAYPASPAFPPLSCPFASRVVYQDGFYGAEIYGGYAAYRYAQPAAAAAYSDSYGRVYAAADPYHHTIGPAATYSIGTMASLCRGGCSRFTPY